The genomic segment CGGCGTCACCAAACTCGAAGGGATCGACACCCAATTCCTCAAGATCCCGGCGCACGTGTTGACTTATCTGCTTGGTCAGGCGGAGCGGCTGCTGTGGGAGTGATCGACCACATTGGTCAGCCGGGATCGAGTGGCCGTTACGGTCGCGATATCGTCTTTGCTGGGACGCCAGCCGCAGCCTGATCCGCGACGGACTGCTTGGCGCATCGCGGGAGGACGAGTAATGAGCGATTACCACATCAACATCTTCTATAGCGAAGAGGATAGAGGCTATATCGCCGACATCCCCGACCTTGAGTTCTGCTCTGCGTTCGGACGCAGTCCAAAGGAAGCGCTTGCCGAGGTCGAGCGCGCCAAGGGCGCCTGGATCGAAGCCGCGAGAAGCGAGGGGAAGCCAATTCCCGAACCCCGTTACCGCCCCGTGATTTATCAAGCGGCGCGATAGGCTTTGCTAAACGACAACCGATTCCGGTGTTTTAGCAAAGGATTTAGCAAACGAATTTGGAACTGGACTGCCCTCACACTCGTTAGCGGTAGGGGCCTTTCAAACGCAGCACGAGCCCGTTGGAACGAGCCGAACGCTAATCGTCGTGGTCGCGTTCGAGGAACTCCTGACCGTAATTCCAGTACGCCTTCGTTCCCGGAATAAACGGATTGCGGTTTCGCTCTTCGTCCCAGTCGAATGTCCGGGACTTTTCGGTCCGCACTTTGCCTATCAGCAGTTGGGTGATCGTCGCAAGGAGAAACCCGCTCACGCCGATTGCCGCAATCACGAGCAGGCCCGCAAAGAGGTCCTGATGAAGCAACCCGCCGATCACCCACACAGCGGCGATGAGTAAACCGAAGGCGGCTGCGAGCCTTCCCGCGCGGCGGCGAAGGACCGAACGTGATGGAATGAGATAGAACGCCGTTGTCGAATCAGTCATCTGTCGTCCACTCATGCGAACAGTGTACGCTCCAGCACGAAATCAAAGCCACTTGGGCTCTGTTCTCATAATGTTCTGGGTCGGGCGTGATGAGAACCGGGAGGAGCCTTGGCAAGGACGAGGAGATGAATGCGAGACGGCCGATGCAGGCTATCGGTGACTCGATCTCCGTGGGGCAGACGGGCATGGCTATTGACACCGTGTTAAACGCCATACTCCTCGACCCCTTGGCCGCTATCCGGGCAACCCCAAAGTTGCGCACTCGTCTTGTTCATGATTCATGAACGACGTTG from the Nitrospirota bacterium genome contains:
- a CDS encoding type II toxin-antitoxin system HicB family antitoxin, with the translated sequence MSDYHINIFYSEEDRGYIADIPDLEFCSAFGRSPKEALAEVERAKGAWIEAARSEGKPIPEPRYRPVIYQAAR